A stretch of Malus sylvestris chromosome 11, drMalSylv7.2, whole genome shotgun sequence DNA encodes these proteins:
- the LOC126589874 gene encoding uncharacterized protein LOC126589874 gives MEFAGCSRGSSGRALALAICLLTLISLSCAARLSASSRQKLDVHKHLNRLNKPAVKSIKSPDGDIIDCVHISQQPAFDHPYLKDHKIQMRPTYHPEGLFAENKVAESTKERVNTQLWHVNGRCPEDTIPVRRTKEDDILRASSMKHYGRKKQRTIPKSADPDLANESGHQHAIAYVNGDKYYGAKATINVWEPKIQQPNEFSLSQLWVLGGSFGEDLNSIEAGWQVSPDLYGDNNTRLFTYWTSDAYQATGCYNLLCSGFIQINNEIAMGASISPVSGVRGSQYDISILVWKDPKEGHWWMQFGNDYVLGYWPSYLFSYLADSASMVEWGGEVVNSEPDGQHTSTQMGSGRFPEEGFGKASYFRNIQVVDSSNNLKAPKGLGTFTEQPNCYDVRTGSNGDWGHYFYYGGPGKNSNCP, from the exons ATGGAGTTTGCTGGGTGCAGCAGAGGGAGCTCTGGGAGAGCTCTGGCGCTGGCCATTTGCCTATTGACCTTGATCTCTCTATCTTGTGCTGCCAGATTGAGTGCTTCTTCAAGGCAGAAGCTTGATGTCCACAAGCACCTAAACCGCTTGAACAAACCCGCCGTGAAAAGCATCAAG AGCCCAGATGGAGATATTATAGACTGTGTTCATATCTCTCAGCAACCGGCTTTCGATCACCCTTACCTCAAAGATCACAAAATCCAG ATGAGGCCTACCTACCACCCCGAAGGGTTATTTGCTGAGAACAAAGTGGCTGAAAGTACAAAAGAAAGGGTAAATACCCAGCTGTGGCATGTCAATGGGAGATGCCCGGAAGATACTATTCCGGTAAGGAGAACGAAGGAAGATGATATTCTGAGAGCAAGTTCAATGAAACATTATGGAAGGAAGAAGCAGAGAACCATACCAAAATCTGCTGATCCTGATCTTGCCAATGAGAGTGGCCATCAG CATGCAATTGCATATGTCAATGGAGATAAGTACTATGGAGCAAAAGCAACCATAAATGTCTGGGAACCCAAGATACAACAGCCTAATGAGTTCAGCTTGTCTCAGCTGTGGGTATTAGGAGGATCTTTTGGTGAAGATCTGAACAGCATTGAAGCTGGCTGGCAG GTAAGCCCAGACCTCTATGGTGACAACAACACAAGACTTTTTACATACTGGACT AGTGATGCATATCAAGCCACTGGTTGCTACAACCTCCTCTGCTCAGGCTTCATTCAAATCAACAATGAAATAGCAATGGGTGCAAGCATCTCTCCAGTTTCAGGCGTTCGAGGATCGCAATATGACATCAGTATACTTGTCTGGAAG GATCCAAAGGAGGGGCACTGGTGGATGCAATTCGGAAACGACTATGTGCTGGGTTATTGGCCTTCTTACCTATTCTCCTACTTGGCTGACAGTGCTTCCATGGTTGAGTGGGGAGGTGAGGTTGTGAATTCAGAGCCGGACGGCCAGCACACCTCAACCCAAATGGGCAGCGGACGTTTTCCAGAGGAGGGTTTTGGCAAGGCAAGTTATTTCAGAAACATCCAGGTTGTTGATAGCTCAAATAATCTCAAGGCCCCAAAAGGGTTGGGCACGTTCACTGAGCAACCAAACTGCTATGATGTTCGAACTGGCAGTAATGGAGACTGGGGTCATTACTTTTACTACGGAGGCCCCGGTAAAAACTCGAATTGCCCGTGA